In one window of Henckelia pumila isolate YLH828 chromosome 1, ASM3356847v2, whole genome shotgun sequence DNA:
- the LOC140875680 gene encoding ethylene-responsive transcription factor ERF062: MDPFFSRPKGSSSRSEGWRPFASRDDDVFCDPNETNLSHGGTKIELFSSPETCDSPENEFTNLGLYLQDPSSLNGAEESISFGRRRESKSFSELNPIFSTTQLDQNHLDSCPEWLKIYQNQENYSSKCASDHHDHWLNMTKRTKFPGRKVQQKSSLSSGKVFRGVRQRHWGKWVAEIRLPRNRTRVWLGTFDTAEEAAFAYDTASYILRGDYGHLNFPDLKQKIKENSMNNHTAALLEAKLQAISKGMPVSKRIMSQKSASKKLDSEKNKLGSSEVMEIKKNSEGIASDHLDPVQLSKMPSLDMDMIWDALSVSDS; the protein is encoded by the exons ATGGATCCCTTCTTCTCGAGGCCGAAGGGATCATCGTCTCGTTCAGAAGGATGGAGACCATTTGCGAGCCGGGACGACGACGTTTTTTGTGATCCAAACGAGACCAATTTAAGCCATGGCGGTACCAAAATCGAGTTGTTTTCGAGTCCGGAAACTTGTGATTCGCCTGAAAACGAG TTCACAAATCTAGGCTTATATCTCCAAGATCCATCCTCCCTAAACGGGGCAGAAGAATCAATCAGCTTCGGCCGAAGACGGGAATCCAAATCGTTCTCCGAGCTCAACCCTATATTTTCCACGACTCAACTCGATCAAAACCATCTTGATTCATGCCCCGAGTGgctgaaaatctatcagaatcaAGAAAACTACTCTTCAAAGTGTGCAAGTGATCATCATGACCACTGGCTTAACATGACCAAACGGACGAAATTTCCGGGTCGAAAAGTCCAGCAGAAATCTAGTTTGTCATCAGGGAAAGTTTTCAGGGGCGTGAGACAGAGGCACTGGGGAAAATGGGTTGCAGAGATCAGGTTACCACGAAACCGAACGAGGGTTTGGTTAGGAACTTTTGATACAGCGGAAGAGGCGGCTTTCGCTTACGATACAGCTTCATACATTCTCAGAGGTGATTATGGGCACCTGAATTTCCCAGATTTGAAGCAGAAAATCAAGGAGAATTCGATGAACAATCATACAGCAGCACTTCTTGAAGCCAAGTTACAAGCTATCTCGAAAGGGATGCCGGTTTCAAAAAGGATCATGAGCCAGAAATCTGCGTCCAAGAAATTAGATTCAGAGAAGAACAAATTAGGATCATCAGAAGTGATGGAGATCAAGAAAAATTCAGAAGGTATTGCATCTGATCATCTTGATCCAGTTCAATTGAGCAAAATGCCATCTTTGGATATGGACATGATTTGGGATGCACTTTCGGTCTCGGATTCATAA
- the LOC140863535 gene encoding uncharacterized protein, translating into MGKGKIIHDNIIINDVILFENLFYNLISISQLCDNGYSVEFHQHTCTIKSKNGDIMLTGLREQNTYRINWKVDQPSSPICFVAHNDKQWLWHKHLNHLNFKSISSLSKHELVTGLPKGNFAKDKICSTRHLERRNRTLKEAARTMIADSNVSQILWTEAVNKACYTQNRSMINKKHSKTPYVIWTGKKPDVFYFKVFGCKCYIHNNGKNHLSAFDVKYDEGIFIGYSAVSRAYRVFNKKSLTVEETIHVVFD; encoded by the exons ATGGGTAaaggtaagattatccatgatAATATCATCATCAATGATGTAATACTTTTTGAAAATCTGTTCTACAACTTGATTAGCATTAGTCAGTTATGTGACAATGGTTACTCTGTGGAGTTTCACCAACACACTTGCacaataaaatctaaaaatgGTGATATCATGTTGACTGGATTAAGAGAACAAAACACTTATAGAATAAACTGGAAAGTTGATCAACCTTCTTCCCCTATATGTTTTGTTGCTCATAATGATAAACAGTGGTTGTGGCACAAACATCTGAATCATCTAAATTTCAAATCCATCTCCAGTCTGAGCAAACATGAATTGGTCACTGGACTGCCCAAAGGAAATTTTGCGAAAGATAAGATATGTAGCACCCGCCATTTGG aaaggaggaACAGAACTCTCAAAGAAGCAGCTAGAACCATGATTGCAGATTCTAATGTCTCTCAAATACTTTGGACAGAAGCAGTCAATAAAGCTTGTTATACTCAGAatagatctatgattaataagaaACACAGCAAAACTCCGTATGTGATCTGGACTGGTAAGAAACCTGATGTTTTCTACTTTAAGGTGTTTGGATGTAAGTGTTACATCCATAACAATGGTAAGAATCATTTGAGTGCTTTTGATGTTAAATATGATGAAGGcatatttattggttactcagcagttagcagagcttatAGAGTTTTCAATAAGAAATCTCTAACTGttgaggaaaccattcatgttgtgtTTGATTAA